The sequence ACCGCAAAGGCCGTAAACGTGGGGATCAAGCTGTTGTTGACCAGGTTGACGTAGCCGCGATCGATGATCGTGCTGATCACGGTGGCGTAGGTGCTGGGGCGACCAATGCCTTCACTCTCTAGGGTTTTGACCAGGGTGGCTTCGGTGTAGCGCGCCGGAGGCTGCGTTTCGTGGCCAATGGCATCTAGATTGGTACAGCTGAGGGCATCTCCCGTAGCCAGAGCCGGCAGCAGCACCTCTTGATCTTCGATCGCCGCATCGGGGTCGTCGGAGCCTTCGACGTAGGCGCGAAAGAAGCCAGGGAAGTCAATGCGCTTGCCGGTAGCCCGGAAAATGGCGTTTTCCACCTCAATGGAGGCGGTGATGTTGGTCTGGCGGGCCTCGGCCATTTGGCTGGCCACCGTGCGCTTCCAGATCAGGTCGTAGAGGGCGGCTTCGCGACCGGTCAGGCCAGTTTCTTTAGGGGTTCTAAAGGTGCTGCCAGCGGGGCGAATAGCCTCGTGGGCTTCCTGGGCACCCTTCGACTTAGTGGCGTACTGGCGGGGTTTGGGGCTGAGGTAGTCGGTGCCGTACTTGGTGGTGACGCAGGCGCGGGCAGCGGCGATCGCCTGCTCCGACAGATGCACCGAGTCGGTACGCATGTAGGTGATGTAACCCTGCTCGTAGAGGTTTTGGGCTACCCGCATGGTGTCGCGGGCCGAGAGCCGCAGCTTGCGGTTGGCCTCCTGTTGCAGGGTGGAGGTCGTGAAGGGCGGTGAGGGTTTGCGGGTGTTGGGGCGTTCTTCGAGATTGCTGACCGTCCAGACCCCGGCTTGCAGGCGGGTTTGCAGGTCTTGGGCCTGAGCCTCGTCAAGCAGCACCACCTCGCGGCCCTCGGCCACACGCCCGGTAGACTCATCGAAGTCGCTGCCGTTGGCCAGGCGGGTACCGCCGAGGGAGTAGAGCTTGGCCTCAAAGGCATTTTTGTCTTTGAGCAGACTGGCTTTGAGATCCCAGTAGGAGCCTCGCCGGAAGGCGCGGCGTTCTTGCTCACGCTTAACGACCACCTTGACGGCGACCGATTGTACCCGACCAGCCGAGAGGCCGCCAGCAATTTTCTTCCACAGCAGAGGCGAGAGAGTGTAGCCCACCAGGCGGTCTAAGATCCGGCGGGTTTCTTGGGCATGCACCAGCTGACTATCAATGTCGCGGCAGTTGTCGAGGGAGGCCTGGATGGCCTCTTGGGTGATTTCGTGGAACACCATGCGCCGGGTAGGCACCTTGGGGTTGAGCACTTGAAGCAGGTGCCAGCTAATGCTCTCACCTTCGCGGTCTTCGTCAGTGGCTAGTAGTAGTTCGTCGGCGTTCTTGAGGGCGTCTTTGAGGGTTTTGACGACTTTTTTTTTGTCGCTGGGCACGATGTACAGCGGCGCAAAGTCATCTTCCGGATTGACCCCTAGCTGAGCCCATTTTTCGCCCTTGACATTGGCAGGAATTTCGCTGGCCGATCGCGGCAAATCGCGCACGTGCCCCATAGACGCCTCAACCCTGTACCCCGCCGGGAGATAGTTGCGAATCGTTTTGGCCTTAGTAGGAGACTCGACAATAACAAGGGTTGACATAGGGCTGCTGGCACTGGGGGATATCGTTAGCAATCGCGGTTGAGCTCTTTTTAACCTACAGGATCAATCTGTAGCGGAGCGGGTTCTAAAAACCTATCTATATATTTGGCAAGGATGATGGCCAGATAATCAACACTGTACTGCACACCTATAGAACTGCTGGTGCTCTTGGCCATGAAAACTTAACCATTGACACCCTAGAGTCAAAACCTTGGACCTGATCTATGGTTCTCACCTGCCGGGCTATACGTTCCATACATAGATCATTCCGCTGGCGATCGTCTAGCCCTGACTCTAGCCTTGACTGAGCAACGCCAGCAGGAAAGTTTTGGGCTCTCCCCTGGCCGAGAGGCTGCGATCGCGCTACCATCGGCCCATTGATTGATGCTGATGACCTCACGATTACCGAGTATGGTGAGGCAGAGATAATTTACAGTTGCGATCACCCTTGAGCTTTGGCCCCTGGTCACCGCACGATTGAACTGGTACGGTTAAACATAGAATTTCGCGGAAAAGGTACCCAATGGATCTCGTCAACCTCGGGGCACAGCTCAACGCTGGCACTATCTGGCCAGAGGCCGTTCTGTTGGCCACGATTTTGGTGATTTTGGTAGGCGACCTGATTCAGGGCCGCTCCTCCTCAGCCTGGACACCCTACGCCGCCATAGCTGGGGGTCTAGGTGCTGTGGTGATGCTGGTGTTGCAGTGGTCAATGGCCAACCCAATTGGGTTTTTAGGAGCCTTTAACGCCGACGATTTAAGTATTGTGTTTCGCGGCATTATTGCTCTCTCGGCGGTAGTAACGGTGCCGATGTCAATCCGCTACGTCGAGCAGTCAGGCACCCCCCTAGCCGAATTTTTGGTGATTTTGTTCACCGCTACTCTGGGGGGCATGTTTCTCTCAGGGGCTAGCGAGCTGGTGATGATTTTCGTTGCCCTAGAGACCCTAAGTATCTCGTCGTACCTGTTAACCGGCTACATGAAGCGAGATCCTCGCTCTAACGAAGCGGCGCTCAAGTACCTGCTGATTGGCGCGGCTAGCTCAGCTATTTTTCTCTACGGGTCGTCGCTGCTGTACGGGTTATCGGGGGGTGAAACTCGGCTGAGTGCGATCGCAGCCAATATCGTCAGCGACGGCAGCGAGGCCCCGATTGGCCTAGTCGTGGCCCTAGTGTTTGTGATCGCCGGGATTGCCTTTAAGATTGCCGCTGTGCCCTTTCACCAGTGGACCCCTGACGTGTACGAGGGGTCACCGACTCCAGTGGTGGCCTTTTTGTCGGTGGGGTCTAAAACCGCCGGTTTTGCCCTGGCGATTCGGCTTCTGGTCACGGCTTTCCCGCTGGTGTCAGAGCAATGGCACTTTGTCTTTACCGCCCTGGCCATTCTGAGCATGGTGCTGGGCAACGTAGTAGCCCTGGCCCAGACCAGCATGAAGCGGCTGCTGGCCTACTCCTCCATTGGCCAGGCAGGCTTTCTGATGATTGGCCTTGTGGTGGGTACCGATGCGGGCTATGCCAGCATGCTCTACTACCTGCTGGTCTATCTATTTATGAACTTGGGCGGCTTTACCTGCGTCATTTTGTTCTCGCTGCGCACAGGTACCGACCAAATTAGTGAATATGCCGGGCTCTACCAAAAAGATCCGCTGCTCACCCTAGGGTTGAGCATTTGCCTGCTATCGCTGGGGGGCATTCCACCCATGGCTGGGTTCTTTGGCAAAATCTACATCTTCTGGGCCGGTTGGCAGGCTGGAGCTTACGGACTGGTGCTGTTGGGTTTGGTCACCAGTGTGATTTCCATCTACTACTACATTCGCGTCATCAAGATGATGGTGGTCAAAGAACCCCAAGAAATGTCTGACGCTGTCAAAGGCTACCCCGCTATCCGTTGGGATTTGCCTGGTCTACGCCCCATGCAGGTCAGTCTGATTTTGGCAGTGGTGGCCACCTCGTTAGCGGGCATCTTGTCAAACCCATTATTTACCATCGCCAATAACGCCGTTACCCAAACCCCAATGCTTCAAAGCCCTGCGGCCCAGGTAGCGGTGCGCCCCATAGCAACGACGCAAGAGTAATGTTTTCTAGGATTTGAGTGCGGGGTTTACGCCAAAATTCTGCACTTACCTCACATGATGGATTTAATCTATAGCCCAGCCCGACTTAAGTCAGGCTGGGCTTACCGTTTTCCGGGGAAGAAGCCAGCAGCGTTTTAGGTTTTGGCTTAGTCAGGTCGGGGTAGGCCGCCAGGGGCAGGAGCAGACGACTATGGGTACGGCCATCGTCTAGGGTTGAGAAGCTCATTTCGCCGCCAAGCTGGTCAATCAACATTTTGCAAATGGCCAGGTGTAGTCCCGGTGAGCCATCGAGGAGCGATGGAGCCAGCACATCCAGGGGATGGCCCTGCTGAAGCTCATCGATCAGGCGGGGCGGGCAATTGCCATCGTCGGTAATTGAAAGCTCGACCCAGTCGAGGTTGAGCACCCGGCACCAGAGGTCAATACGCCCTCCCAGAGGAGAACGATTGCAGGCAGCGGCCATAACCTCATAGAGAATCAGCTCTAGCTTGAGCATGTCGCCCCCCAGCACTACATTGCTCTCGTTGTGCACCTTAGACCATAACTGACGGGCCTCTAAAATGGGGTTGATGCGCTCTACTAAGCGATTAAGCAGGCTGACTAGGGGCATGGTTTGATACTGATTATGGAGCTGCCAACGCTCGCCTACCAATAACTCCTCAGCTGTATCTAGAACCGCGACAATCTGACCATGAAGCAGCTGAAGGTCGCTGCTCAGAGTGCTATCTCGACCGTGCAGGTGGTCTAGATCTTGAGCTAGCTTACCGAGAACCCGGTAGAGATC is a genomic window of Nodosilinea sp. E11 containing:
- the topA gene encoding type I DNA topoisomerase, with product MSTLVIVESPTKAKTIRNYLPAGYRVEASMGHVRDLPRSASEIPANVKGEKWAQLGVNPEDDFAPLYIVPSDKKKVVKTLKDALKNADELLLATDEDREGESISWHLLQVLNPKVPTRRMVFHEITQEAIQASLDNCRDIDSQLVHAQETRRILDRLVGYTLSPLLWKKIAGGLSAGRVQSVAVKVVVKREQERRAFRRGSYWDLKASLLKDKNAFEAKLYSLGGTRLANGSDFDESTGRVAEGREVVLLDEAQAQDLQTRLQAGVWTVSNLEERPNTRKPSPPFTTSTLQQEANRKLRLSARDTMRVAQNLYEQGYITYMRTDSVHLSEQAIAAARACVTTKYGTDYLSPKPRQYATKSKGAQEAHEAIRPAGSTFRTPKETGLTGREAALYDLIWKRTVASQMAEARQTNITASIEVENAIFRATGKRIDFPGFFRAYVEGSDDPDAAIEDQEVLLPALATGDALSCTNLDAIGHETQPPARYTEATLVKTLESEGIGRPSTYATVISTIIDRGYVNLVNNSLIPTFTAFAVTELLEQNFPDLVDVHFTARMEQTLDDISTGEVEWLPYLKAFYSGDQGLETLVHERETQIDPTTARTVLLDDLEAKIRIGRYGPYVEIGTGEESVKASIPADVPPADLDGEHIERIIKQKVEGPDKVGLHPDTGEPIFMRIGPYGPYVQLGEPTDDNPNPKRASLPKGTQPEAVTLEMAVGLLQLPRNLGAHPETGKSIKAGQGRFGPYIVHDQGKEGRDYRSLKGDDDVLTVTLERALELLAQPKAGRGRKKVDPLKELGAHPDDNEPVAVFNGPYGLYVKHGKINASVPENTELDSISLEEALSWINAKASTKKTKGGSKKTTTSRTTKTAAASKASGTKKTTKATSTKASTTKASATKSGTEAKKATRSTAAKTTKTTTRKATSKKATDPAPEPEA
- a CDS encoding NAD(P)H-quinone oxidoreductase subunit N, which gives rise to MDLVNLGAQLNAGTIWPEAVLLATILVILVGDLIQGRSSSAWTPYAAIAGGLGAVVMLVLQWSMANPIGFLGAFNADDLSIVFRGIIALSAVVTVPMSIRYVEQSGTPLAEFLVILFTATLGGMFLSGASELVMIFVALETLSISSYLLTGYMKRDPRSNEAALKYLLIGAASSAIFLYGSSLLYGLSGGETRLSAIAANIVSDGSEAPIGLVVALVFVIAGIAFKIAAVPFHQWTPDVYEGSPTPVVAFLSVGSKTAGFALAIRLLVTAFPLVSEQWHFVFTALAILSMVLGNVVALAQTSMKRLLAYSSIGQAGFLMIGLVVGTDAGYASMLYYLLVYLFMNLGGFTCVILFSLRTGTDQISEYAGLYQKDPLLTLGLSICLLSLGGIPPMAGFFGKIYIFWAGWQAGAYGLVLLGLVTSVISIYYYIRVIKMMVVKEPQEMSDAVKGYPAIRWDLPGLRPMQVSLILAVVATSLAGILSNPLFTIANNAVTQTPMLQSPAAQVAVRPIATTQE